TATGACCCGAACCCCATTCCCCCACCGGACACTTGCGCAGTACGCGCAACTACTCCTGGCCACACTGCTTACCGCGGCAACGGCCACGGCCGCCGAAATCTCCAGTTTTGCCTTTATCAACGACGACGGCACCCTGCGCATGCGCAACCGGACGATCCACCTCTACGGGATCTACATCCCCGAGACCGCGCGCACCTGCATGACCTTTCGCCGCCCACAGACCTGCGGCAGCCGCGCGGCCCTGGCGCTCGATTTCAAGAAGGGCGCAAACTTCGTCCATTGCGAACCGCAGGAGCACTACGCCGACGGCAGCATCAACGCGATCTGCACCGTCAAGGGCGACGATCTGGCGGCCTACCTGATCGAGCGCGGCTGGGCGATGGCGCTGCCCGAGGCGCCATTCGAATACAAGGCCCTGGAGAGGATCGCCGAACGCCGCGGGATCGGGGTGTGGGGCATCACCTTGGGAGAACCCGGCAGACCGTTTGGTCGCTGATTTTCGCACACCTACTCACCCTGTATAAACGTCGACCGTGACGAAGGACACCTTCCGGGTTCAGCCGGTGACGACATATCGACACGTTGTATGGCGTTTTGCAGGCATGGCCGCTGGTTGGCGGCGCTCCTCGAAGTTATCATGGGACCGATCAACCGGTGGTCGTACCCCGCCTGGTGCTGCACGGGACTGGCGAACCGCACCCATTCCCGAATGCGTTGTTGTGGTTGTCAGGTCAAGGTTCAAGGGCAACAGGGGGGCCGTATCCAACTGAATCTGGTATCTTGGATCAGTGCAATCAGGAAAACGCGCCGATGTATACGGATCGTGGCCAACGTACCGAGGGATTTTCCCCGACACCTGCCTGCATCCGATACCGTTCATGGTGGACAACCGCCGTGCACCGATCGCATCAAACCGCTTACAACCAGGCGAAAGCGAGGATCCTCAGTGACCCAGCATGTTCAAGTCGGCGGCCTGCAGGTTGCGAAGGTCCTCTACGACCTGGTATCCAACGACATCATTCCCGGCACCGGCATCGAACCGGATGCGTTCTGGACCTCACTGGAGGAATGCCTCACCGATCTGGGTCCGAAGAACAAGGCCCTGCTCGAAGAACGCGACAGAATACAGGCCGGTATCGACGAATGGCACCGTGAGCACGGAAGCGAGCCACACGACCCGGAGGTCTACCGAACATTCCTGCGAGACATCGGTTACCTGCGACCGGAAGGCGAGGACTTCACGATCGGCACGGAGAACGTGGACCCGGAAATCTGCAAGGTCCCGGGGCCTCAACTGGTCGTGCCGGTCACCATCGCCCGTTTCGCACTGAATGCGGCCAATGCCCGCTGGGGCAGTCTGTACGATTCACTCTACGGCACCGACGTCGTCCCGCAGAGCGATGGAGCGGAAATCGGCGAGAGATACAACCCGGTCCGCGGAGACAGGGTGGTCGCCTATGCGATGGCGTTTCTGAACGAGACATTTCCGGTTCTCGACGCCAAACATCAGCATGTCTCCAGGTACTCGGTCGACGACGGGCGACTGCTGATCACCCTGTCCAACGGCACATCGACGGGCCTGTCGAATCCCGATCGGTTTGCCGGCTACGACGGCAACCCCAAGGAGCCGTCCGCAATCCTGCTGCGTAACAACGGGCTCCATGTCGAACTTGAGATCGATCGCCAGCATCCCGTCGGCAAGGCCCACGCCGCCGGCATCAAGGACGTGATCCTCGAAGCGGCGATCACCACCATTCAGGACTGCGAGGATTCCGTCGCCACCGCGGATGCCGACGACAAGGTACTCGCCTACCGGAACTGGCTTGGACTCATGCAGGGCGATCTGTCCGAGACCTTTCGAAAAGGCGACAAGACCATTACTCGCAGATTGAACCCGGACCGGCACTATACCGCGCCCGACGGCGGCGACTACTCCCTGCCCGGCCGCAGCCTGCTGCTGGTTCGAAACGTGGGCCACTTCATCCACACCGATGCCGTGCTCGACGATGGCGGAAACGAGATCCCGGAAGGGATACTCGACGGTTTCGTCACCAGCCTGATCGCCCTGCATGACTTGAGGGGGCAGGGACCGCTCAGGAATTCGAAGACGGGAAGCATCTATATCGTCAAACCCAAGATGCACGGGGCGGAGGAAGTCGAGTTTACCAACATCCTCTTCGCTCATATCGAGGATGCCCTCGGACTGCCCCGGTTCAGCATCAAGATGGGGATCATGGACGAGGAGCGCCGTACCTCGCTGAACCTGAAGGAATGTATCCGCGCCGCCCGGGAACGTGTGGTTTTCATCAATACGGGTTTCCTGGACCGCACCGGTGACGAGATCCATACCAGCATGGAAGCCGGTCCCGTGGCCCGCAAAGGGACGCTCAAGGAGATGGACTGGATCGCGGCCTATGAAGATTCGAACGTCGATATCGGTCTTGCCTGTGGTCTGCAAGGCAAGGCACAGATCGGCAAGGGGATGTGGGCCATGCCGGATGAGATGCGCAGTATGGTCGACACCAAGATCAACCATCCGCTGGCGGGCGCCAACACTGCCTGGGTCCCCTCACCCACAGCGGCGGTCCTGCACGCCATCCACTACCACAAGGTTGACGTATTCGAAAGGCAGGATGAAATCAGGCGCCGCCCGCGCACCGACATCGGTCGAATTCTGCAGCTGCCGCTTCTGGGAAACACACGCTTGAGTCCCGAGGAGATTCAGCAGGAACTGGACAACAACACACAGGGCATTCTCGGCTACGTCGTCCGCTGGATCGACCAGGGAATCGGGTGCTCCAAGGTCCCGGACATCCACGACGTCAACCTGATGGAAGACCGGGCGACACTGAGAATCTCCAGCCAGCATATCGCCAACTGGCTGCGTCACGGGATCTGCACGGCACAACAGGTCCTGGACACCCTGAAACGCATGGCGGCAAAGGTCGACGCACAGAACGCGGGGGATGCATTCTACCGGCCCATGTCGCCGAACTTCGATGAAAGCATCGCCTTCCAGACCGCCTGCGATCTCATCTTCAAGGGCGTCGAGCAGCCGAATGGATACACGGAGCCCTTGCTCTACGCCAGCCGGCGTCAGGCCAAGGCGAGGCGATGAGTTATCAAGAGACCGTATCGACAGGCCGTTCGACCAGGCGGTTTCCGCAATCTCGAACCGGGACCCGCCGGCTCGCCCCTTGGCCCACGCCACGGCGTCACCTGAAGATTCCGTCCTTGGCGGTTCAGTCGCCGTCATCTACCATCGGGTGAGCTGACCTGTGTCTATCTCCGGTGTGGCTTCCCCCACCGCCTTCCCCGAGACTACCGCCCCGACCGCCGGACCCGGGCGCCAATCGGTCTATTTTCGGCCGTTCCCACCAACGACGTCCATCGAGGGAACGACAACATGTACAAGATCGTCGCCACCATCGCAGGCGCAGCGCCCATGTCCACGGCCATCGCCGCAGACATGGCCAACACGGACGAAGCAAAGACCATGAGCGAGAAGGCTCAGGGTGTCGTCAACTCAATGGGCGGCGAGAAGGCCTTCGCCGCCTTCAACGACCCCGGCCGGTCTTCCTCGTGATGGGCCTCAGTGGTATCCGGCATCGGACGTCACCTTGCCGCGAAAGACCCAGTACACATACACCGTATAGCCGAGGATGATCGGCAGCATCACCAGCGCACCGACCAGCAGCAGGCCCTGGGTATTGGGTGCCGCGGCGGCCTGCTCGATGGTGAGCCCGTAGGGCACGATGTAGGGAAAGATACCGATCAGGAGGCCCAGGTAGCCGAGCAGGAACAACGCCACCGACCATAGGTAGGGTGAGTAGGTGTCACCGCGACGTATCCCGCGGATGAGCCGCCAGAACGAGACCGCGACCAATAGGGGTACCGGAATCAGCGGCAGCAGCTTCGACCAATCGACATCGAAGTAGCTAAAACCCCAGTGGTCGGCCGCAGCCACATCGAGGGCCGGCACCCAGAAGCTGACGACCGCGATCATGGCAAGGACCACGATCGCAGCGATCAGCGCGGCCTGCCGAGACCAGTCCAGCAGCTCTCCCTCGGTCTTGATGACCAGCCAGGTGGCGCCCAGCAGCACGTAGCCCCAGACCAGGGCGCAACCTGTGACGAAGCTGAAGGGAGTCAGCCAGTCGAACATACCGCCGGCGAACCGTCCCTGCTCCAGGGTTACGCCCTGGACGATCGTGCCCAGGATCAGGCCCTGCGCGAAGGTCGCGACCACCGATCCCCAGTGAAACGCCTGATCCCAGATTCGGCGTCCCGATCCCGTTGCCCTCGCCCGAAACTCGAAGGCGACGCCACGAAAGATCAGGGCGGTGAGCATGAACCCGATCGGCATGTAGATGGCCGGCATCAGGGCAGCATAGGCTTTGGGGAAGGCCGCGAACAGGCCGCCACCACCAAGGACCAGCCAGGTCTCGTTGCCGTCCCAGACGGGAGCTACCGTGTTCATCATGATGTCCCGGTGCTCATCCCTGTTGACGAAGGGAAACAGGATGCCGAGACCGAGATCGAAGCCATCGAGCAGCAAGTATAGGAAGACCGCAATGGCCAGCAGGCCTGCCCAGATCATCGGGAGGGAGGATTCCATGGACTTAGCCTCCTTGGGAACCGTTGCCGGCCGGCGACGCGGAGTCTTGAGTGTCCGGACTTGCACTGAGCCAGGTGGTCAGCGAGGGCCTGTCGGCCGCCGCCTCGTCTTTGCTGCGCGGACCGGCCCAGGCAAGGCGGAACAGGTACCAGGAGCCCGCCGTGAAGACGATGCCATAGACGAAGACGAAGACAATCAGCGAGGTGCCGACCGCGCCGGCCGTAACGGGGGAGACCGACTCCGCGGTGCGTAACAAGCCCTGCACCGTGTACGGCTGACGGCCTACCTCGGCGGTGATCCAGCCGGCAATCACGGCGATGAAGCCCAGTGGGCCGCTCAAAAACACCAGGCGCAGGAACCAACGCTCGCGCTCGAGCCGACCGCGCCAGACCAGCCAGCTCCCGTAAACGCCGACGAAAAGCATGAGCACCCCGATGCCCACCATCACCCGGAACGCCCAGAAGACCCACACCACGGGTGGTCTGTCCTTGGGCGCCCACTCCTTGAGTCCCCGGATCGTGCCGTCCATCGATCCGGTCACCACCCAGCTGCCGATCTTCGGGATCTGCAGCACGAGCTCGTTCTTTTCCTCGCCCTGTCTGGGCCAGGCAAAGAGGATCAGCGGGGCATCGCCGTCGTAGGTTTCCCAGTGGCCCTCCATGGCGGCGAGTTTTGTCGGTTGCATCTCGTAGGTGTTGGCCCCGTGCTCGTGCCCGGCAATGATCTGCAGTGGCACGACCACCAGCAGAAAACCCATCGCCATGTTCATCATCACGCTTGCCGCGTCCGGCCTGATGCCTCTCAGCAGGTGCAGAGCGGCTACAGAAGCCACCACCAGCGAGGTGGTGAGATAGGCCGCGAGCACCATATGGGCGAAGCGATAGGGAAAGGAAGGATTGAAGATGACCTCGAGCCAATTACTGGCGTAGAAGATTCCGTCGCTGATCTCGTAACCGGTCGGCGTATGCATCCAGCTGTTCGCAGACAGAATCCAGAAGGCGGAGATCAGGGCGCCCCCGGCCACGATACAGGTCGCCGTGAAGTGCAGCCTGGGTCCTACCCTGTTCCAGCCAAAGAGCATGATCCCGAGAAACGATGCTTCGAGGAAAAAGGCCGTCAGCACCTCGTAGCCCAGCAGGGGGCCGAGGACATTGCCGGTCAACTCCGAGAACACGCTCCAGTTTGTGCCGAACTGGTAGCTCATCACCAGGCCCGATACCACGCCCATGCCGAAAGACACGGCAAAGATCTTCACCCAGAACTGGTACAGATCGCGAAAAATCTCACGGCCGGTCTTTAGCCACAGGCCTTCCAGCACGGCCAGATAGCTTGCCAACCCGATGGTAAAGGACGGGAAGATGATGTGAAAAGTGACCGTGAACGCGAACTGCGACCTCGCGAGCAGGACCATGTCGAGTGTGTCGTTCATGAGGATACGTCAGCTCCGCTCTTGACGATTCAGGCAGACACGCCGGTTGGTAAAGAGCCGGTAATTATACTTCGAAGTGGTGGGGGCTTGTCCGGTAACTATAGTTCAAGTCGACCGCCTCCATAGTCGAAGTCTTCAGAAGAGGGAGCTACAAGCAGCAACAGATTGGCGAACATGTTGGACTGCATTATTCAGGGATCAGCAGGGTTGAGAACCTGACTGAACTGACACGAGACAAGTCCTGACGTTGTGTTTTTAATCGCGGCTTTCGGTGGCGTTATCCCGACAGCGCCACGGGATCCCATGTCGGTGGGAACATGGTTGGATAGCAGGTGATGTTCGCACGGTGTCTGGCGCGCCTTCCTGGCGGACCCAAGACCGTGCTCCAAACCAGCTCATCTGCGTTCACTCTTTCCCGGAGATTCCGAAACCCGCTGGCTGAATTCCAAGCCCCGGTTGCGTGCCTTTAAGGCCGACGCCACCGACGCTCGGATTAACGAGCCCGCCATTTAAAACAATCGCAGGAGGATCGATCCAGACAGCGGCGTGCCGGTGTGTGGACGCACCATCCATGCCTGCAACGCTACGCGTCGCAAAACCCTGGAAGACATTCTCGTCAATGCGCGTCCTCATTTGTCCGGTCGTCCTGTCGTGCAAAGCCTTTCCCTTGCCTTCAGGTCTTTCCGCGACGATCGACACGAAGTGTTCGACTCCTCCATGCATATAGGCCGAGACGTAGACCGGCTTTCGGAATTCATCGAACGCTTGGTCGACAAAATCGTCGTACTCGTCTACTTGGGCCGTTCGGCGCAGGCGTGAGGCCACCGTCCACTCTCCCCAGTCGACGTCGTGATAGACCACGGCATAGACCCGGTCGCCAGAGATCGAGGCCACCGAGACGCCAACTGGTGTCATGCCGGCTGCGCGCATCTCCTGGAGGAACATGTCGTGCTCGGTCTCGGTCAGTGAAGTGCGGAATTCGGGATCGCCGTCGACCGACCGGAATATGGCGGTGTAGCGCGCGCCGTTCGGAGAAGCGCAAATGTCGAGCGCATCCACATCGAGCGGGCCGTTCTCGTTCACGGCGGTAAGTAGACCCAACTCGTCCACGCCGACCGCGGCCGACCATGCTCCTTGTGCCGGCCTCCAGATCATGTTGAAAAAGCCCTCACCGTTCACATAGTAACAATCCAGCACTTCGGGCATAAAGCCTGAATCCGAGAGGTGATCGAACACTCGGCCGAATGCTTCTGCCCCCATTCCCACGCGATGAACCTCTCGGGCGAGGGTCAGCGGCGGCCACACCAGGACGGGGCTGTCAGGCAGCGCGCTGCCTCTGAAGCTCACCCAGTTGTTGATGTTTGCCTGGTGCAGGAATTCATTGGGCGGTGGTGGGACACGCAGACCGAACATCCCCCGCTCGTACTCCATCCTTACGGGCTGGGAGCGCGTCGTGGATAATCCGGTCTCGACATGCACGTGCAGATGCGGTCCGCCCGGCGTGTTGCCGGAGTTTCCAATACGACCCAACACTTCTCCCTGCCGGACTCTGGGCCGTCTTACCTCGACCCCACCAATTACGGATCCGGTGGGTTGCGTCGGATCGACGCCGAGTGGCACGTACACCTGTGGTTCGATGTCAGGATTCCCCGACCACGGACCTGCTGCCGCGGGAAGGAGGCCGTTGGCCGTTCCGTTCGGACACAGGCGTTCGGGAATGGATCCCGGCTGGGCATGGGCATATAGGGCGATATTACCGTCCTCGTGACGGATCCAGAGGTGATTGCCCCCTCCCACGATACGTTTGGGAGCGTTTCCAGACTGTCCGACGACTCTGGGATCGATGATGCCCGGCCTCAGGTTATCGGGGGCCGTCCGCCAGCATCCGATGACCTCGCCGTTGGCCATCGCGTAGAACGGCTTCCCATAGGCCAGGACGTCGTCATTCTCAGCATCCTGGAAATCGGCTGGCGGATCGTTTTCAAATGCATGCCAGACACCATCACCTACGTGTCTCAGAACGCCGATGTCGAGCGCGAAGTCCTGGATGCCACCGCCGTGATTGCCGGTGGAAAGACGCTCGCCCGCCTCAAGGTCGTTCGCGCGCATGGGAAATTCCAGAAGCTGGGCCTTCGCCTCTGAAGCGAAGACACAGCCCGCCGCAACCATTGCTAGAATTGGTGTAAGAAATCTCATCGAAATGTCCTCCGAGTTGGTGATCACGATTGCACTCGAGTTTTTCTATGAACATTCCGAAACAGAGTCGAGGTATGTACGCATGCCTTCAACTTTCTGTTCACGATCAACTATTCATCAGCGTGCCTGTGGTTAATCTAATGCCGCAAACGGGCGATATCCGCGACAAAATAGCGATGGCTAGTGTGAAATCGTTCATGCTTGTGCTGTCGGGCCACCTTCCGTGAACGGCGTACTGTATTTTCGATAGGGGGGTTCTTTTACCGTCAGGCACGGGTGCCATCGTCGTCTTTGGTTGCGGATTTCGGCCGCGCCACCCTGGGTCTCTGATCAAGCGGTTGCGATCTGGAGGGTCCGGTCTTGTTCCGTGACTATGGTTCAAGTCGACCGCCTCCATTATCGAAGCCTTCAGAAGCAGGGGGCTACAATCTGCGAGAGATTGGCGAACATGTTGGACTGCATTATTCAAACGATCAGCGGAAATTCTCCGGCTGCTTTCGTTCGATGAACGGTGCCAGGACCTTTTGCCGATTCCGAAGCAATCTTTTTTCCTGTCGAAAGCACAAGGTCAACGCGACACAGGCCTTGCGCTTGCTTATCGAAGGCAAATGGCCGGAATTCGGCAAACAGTTTCTGATCGAAGGGGTTGAAGTGTTACGAAATTCGTTTGTTGTGATGGTATCGATAGGAATCCCGGATCGATTGTCTGGCCAGCAAAAAACCGCTAGCGTACCCGGCTGGTCGCGGACCGAGAAGGCTCCGGTCCGTCGCCTGGCTCAACAACGGCAGAAACCAAACCAGGAGCAGGATGATGAGCTCGCGCCCCGTCACCCGTCTTTTTCCAACGCCCAGCGAAGAACTGCCGCTAGCGAGCCTCTATCTCGACAGCGACCGGCAGTTGGGTAAGCACAGGTCATGTCCCTGTGTGTATACCAATTTCGTCACCAGTCTCGATGGCCGTATCGCCATTGAACATGCCGATAAAAACAGTCACCAGGTGCCGGATACCATCGCAAACCAGCGTGACTGGCGCCTGTACCAGGAACTGGCTGCCCAGGCGGATGTACTGGTGACCAGTGCACGGTATTTTCGTCAGTTGTCCAAAGGTCGTGCCCAGGACGTTTTGCCGCTGAGTATGGAGTCGGAATTTGCAGATCTGCATGAATGGCGTCGTAGGCAGGGATTACCGCCACAACCGGCAGTGGCCATTTTAACTTCCAGTCTGAACCTGCCGTTGCATACACTGGATGAAATAAAAGATCGCCCGGTTTATGTTGTAGTTGGTGAACAGGCCGATGCATCGGCAGTAAAACGTATTTCGCGTAGCGGCGTGAAAATACTGTTTGCCGGAAAACATAAAAAGGTCGAGGGCGCGCCACTCGTCGATGTCCTGGTGAGGCTTGGGTTTGGTCGTATCTATTCCATTGCAGGACCGGGGGTGCTGGAAACATTGCTGGCAGCCGGCGTGCTGGACAGGCTTTACCTGACACAGGTCCATCGACTGATCGGAGGCCAGTTGTTCGATACCTTGCTGGAAGGTGGCCCGGTGTCGCCGCCTGCGGATTTTCGCCTGGGCGCTTTGTACTATGACGCCGGTGGCGATGACCAGGCGGCACAGTTTTTTTGTATATTCGAAAACCCGGGCAGGTGACATCACGAGTGCCGTTGTCCTGAAAGAAGAATTCGTTTCCCGCTTCGAGATATTCCTCGACGATGGGCACGCCGAGGTGTGGCGCCAGACGCTGAATACACTCCATCGGGACTGGGCTAATGTGTCGCCTTCCTCACCAGATCATGGCAGCAAGAGTCGAGGCGTTGGATTGTACTGACGATGCAGTGAAACGATAGAGACAGGTCGGAACACGAGTCGTGAATCGCTCCAACTTTGCCATCACCCGACTGATCGTGCTGCCCTACAGCATCTTGCTGGTGCTGTATCTGCTGGTGATCGGTGGCGGGGGCGCATGGCTCTATTACCAGGTTCGTGCCGTCGAGACGCGTCTGCTCGTCAACGAGATGATGGCGGCAATCCAGCCGCTCGCGGAAAAGCTGGATGAGGTAGACGCTATCGGGTCTGTGCGAGAGGCCGAGCCGTGGCTGGCGGACGACCTGCAGGGCTTGTTCGCGGAAATTCCATCGTTGCGCAAGGTGTCGGTACACGGGCTTGAGGTGGGATACCGGTTGGA
Above is a genomic segment from Gammaproteobacteria bacterium containing:
- a CDS encoding nuclease-like protein, translated to MTRTPFPHRTLAQYAQLLLATLLTAATATAAEISSFAFINDDGTLRMRNRTIHLYGIYIPETARTCMTFRRPQTCGSRAALALDFKKGANFVHCEPQEHYADGSINAICTVKGDDLAAYLIERGWAMALPEAPFEYKALERIAERRGIGVWGITLGEPGRPFGR
- a CDS encoding malate synthase G gives rise to the protein MTQHVQVGGLQVAKVLYDLVSNDIIPGTGIEPDAFWTSLEECLTDLGPKNKALLEERDRIQAGIDEWHREHGSEPHDPEVYRTFLRDIGYLRPEGEDFTIGTENVDPEICKVPGPQLVVPVTIARFALNAANARWGSLYDSLYGTDVVPQSDGAEIGERYNPVRGDRVVAYAMAFLNETFPVLDAKHQHVSRYSVDDGRLLITLSNGTSTGLSNPDRFAGYDGNPKEPSAILLRNNGLHVELEIDRQHPVGKAHAAGIKDVILEAAITTIQDCEDSVATADADDKVLAYRNWLGLMQGDLSETFRKGDKTITRRLNPDRHYTAPDGGDYSLPGRSLLLVRNVGHFIHTDAVLDDGGNEIPEGILDGFVTSLIALHDLRGQGPLRNSKTGSIYIVKPKMHGAEEVEFTNILFAHIEDALGLPRFSIKMGIMDEERRTSLNLKECIRAARERVVFINTGFLDRTGDEIHTSMEAGPVARKGTLKEMDWIAAYEDSNVDIGLACGLQGKAQIGKGMWAMPDEMRSMVDTKINHPLAGANTAWVPSPTAAVLHAIHYHKVDVFERQDEIRRRPRTDIGRILQLPLLGNTRLSPEEIQQELDNNTQGILGYVVRWIDQGIGCSKVPDIHDVNLMEDRATLRISSQHIANWLRHGICTAQQVLDTLKRMAAKVDAQNAGDAFYRPMSPNFDESIAFQTACDLIFKGVEQPNGYTEPLLYASRRQAKARR
- the cydB gene encoding cytochrome d ubiquinol oxidase subunit II, with translation MESSLPMIWAGLLAIAVFLYLLLDGFDLGLGILFPFVNRDEHRDIMMNTVAPVWDGNETWLVLGGGGLFAAFPKAYAALMPAIYMPIGFMLTALIFRGVAFEFRARATGSGRRIWDQAFHWGSVVATFAQGLILGTIVQGVTLEQGRFAGGMFDWLTPFSFVTGCALVWGYVLLGATWLVIKTEGELLDWSRQAALIAAIVVLAMIAVVSFWVPALDVAAADHWGFSYFDVDWSKLLPLIPVPLLVAVSFWRLIRGIRRGDTYSPYLWSVALFLLGYLGLLIGIFPYIVPYGLTIEQAAAAPNTQGLLLVGALVMLPIILGYTVYVYWVFRGKVTSDAGYH
- a CDS encoding cytochrome ubiquinol oxidase subunit I produces the protein MNDTLDMVLLARSQFAFTVTFHIIFPSFTIGLASYLAVLEGLWLKTGREIFRDLYQFWVKIFAVSFGMGVVSGLVMSYQFGTNWSVFSELTGNVLGPLLGYEVLTAFFLEASFLGIMLFGWNRVGPRLHFTATCIVAGGALISAFWILSANSWMHTPTGYEISDGIFYASNWLEVIFNPSFPYRFAHMVLAAYLTTSLVVASVAALHLLRGIRPDAASVMMNMAMGFLLVVVPLQIIAGHEHGANTYEMQPTKLAAMEGHWETYDGDAPLILFAWPRQGEEKNELVLQIPKIGSWVVTGSMDGTIRGLKEWAPKDRPPVVWVFWAFRVMVGIGVLMLFVGVYGSWLVWRGRLERERWFLRLVFLSGPLGFIAVIAGWITAEVGRQPYTVQGLLRTAESVSPVTAGAVGTSLIVFVFVYGIVFTAGSWYLFRLAWAGPRSKDEAAADRPSLTTWLSASPDTQDSASPAGNGSQGG
- a CDS encoding dihydrofolate reductase family protein is translated as MMSSRPVTRLFPTPSEELPLASLYLDSDRQLGKHRSCPCVYTNFVTSLDGRIAIEHADKNSHQVPDTIANQRDWRLYQELAAQADVLVTSARYFRQLSKGRAQDVLPLSMESEFADLHEWRRRQGLPPQPAVAILTSSLNLPLHTLDEIKDRPVYVVVGEQADASAVKRISRSGVKILFAGKHKKVEGAPLVDVLVRLGFGRIYSIAGPGVLETLLAAGVLDRLYLTQVHRLIGGQLFDTLLEGGPVSPPADFRLGALYYDAGGDDQAAQFFCIFENPGR